The Gimibacter soli genome includes a region encoding these proteins:
- a CDS encoding O-antigen ligase family protein, with protein MSRLLLPGLLLIIGLFPSAYYFPVLIVVAVGLFLLRGGKLPVPAFRPLAPLALLALSGFLFADWGPASYDVLKDVWYVSKVMLVAFVGLLLGLLLAVDRNWLRQFTRVALVLSAVNVFLAVLDRNIETARHLSYVAVLLTPFIWRYYQGRGILEQVVRMSLLILVVVMIVLSGSRTGVLILFVSYLAVNHVLHTQSRFLMTTLALGILMFLVVPLLPQYDFANITFLGKIQNALNEITFETGDDRLRMYANWRGFEAYRAYQTWISGSLPEQIFGMGFGTAIDLGNSVAYGDSEDVRSLPFIHNAYFTLLVKTGIVGVVAIIVFMIYPFRLPYLTQTGHDYVLSQLARASAVTLLITTVLISGPLNRESLDGVLLVWGWSSGALIRMMLVARAASRRAAMATAEAQNEGPVAGGVEPGAGRR; from the coding sequence ATGAGCCGCCTGCTTCTGCCCGGGCTGTTGCTGATTATCGGCTTGTTTCCGAGCGCCTACTATTTCCCTGTGCTGATTGTGGTTGCTGTCGGGCTCTTTCTCCTGCGGGGTGGAAAGCTGCCGGTCCCGGCATTCCGACCACTCGCGCCGCTTGCGCTGCTTGCGTTGTCGGGCTTTCTGTTCGCTGACTGGGGCCCTGCATCCTATGATGTTCTCAAGGACGTCTGGTATGTTTCAAAAGTCATGCTGGTGGCCTTTGTCGGCCTCTTGCTCGGGCTTCTGTTGGCGGTGGACCGCAACTGGCTCAGGCAATTCACCCGTGTTGCCCTCGTGCTCTCTGCCGTCAATGTGTTTCTGGCGGTCCTTGACCGGAACATCGAGACGGCGCGGCACCTTTCCTACGTCGCGGTTCTGCTGACCCCCTTCATTTGGCGCTATTATCAGGGCAGGGGTATCCTCGAGCAGGTGGTCAGGATGTCCCTGTTGATCCTTGTTGTCGTGATGATCGTCCTCAGCGGCTCGCGCACCGGTGTGCTGATCCTCTTCGTGTCTTATCTGGCCGTGAACCATGTGCTGCATACACAGTCGCGCTTCCTGATGACGACACTGGCGCTTGGCATTCTCATGTTCCTCGTGGTGCCGTTGCTGCCACAGTATGATTTCGCAAACATCACCTTCCTGGGCAAAATCCAGAATGCCCTCAATGAAATCACGTTTGAAACCGGCGACGACCGGCTGCGGATGTATGCCAACTGGCGCGGGTTCGAAGCCTACCGGGCTTACCAGACCTGGATATCAGGATCGTTGCCGGAGCAGATTTTCGGGATGGGCTTCGGAACGGCAATCGACCTTGGCAATTCTGTGGCTTACGGCGATTCAGAGGATGTCCGGTCGCTACCCTTCATCCACAATGCCTATTTTACGTTGCTCGTGAAAACCGGGATTGTCGGCGTCGTCGCGATCATTGTTTTCATGATCTATCCCTTCCGTCTGCCCTATCTGACGCAAACGGGCCACGACTATGTTCTCTCGCAGCTTGCGCGCGCCTCCGCAGTCACGCTGCTGATCACCACCGTACTGATTTCCGGCCCGTTGAACCGGGAAAGCCTTGATGGCGTGCTGCTGGTGTGGGGCTGGAGTTCCGGGGCGCTGATCCGGATGATGCTGGTTGCCCGCGCCGCCAGCCGGCGGGCAGCGATGGCGACGGCTGAGGCTCAAAACGAAGGGCCTGTTGCCGGCGGTGTGGAGCCCGGAGCAGGGCGTCGATGA
- a CDS encoding glycosyltransferase family 4 protein — MSRAVTVFVDCHTFDAGWQGTTTYLAGILNALPGAMAAKVPDIKLRLVCAAESADNICRFLTVPFEYVPIRTGFLWRNLVDIPRALRRTGADVVLSQYVRPFAAPCPTISVIHDVLFLDFPNSFSWGYRTLRRLLFGWSARHSTRVATVSRYSAGRIEHHFGVPADSIAIIANAVDPVFLQIPRQERASAGPLRLLSVSRLEQRKRHEWGIQAQQMLAGAGIDSEYTIIGSGVGEYAAQLHTEVARARSVGLKVDIRAGLSSADLAAVYASSDLLLFPSEAEGFGIPVIEAVAAGLPAVVSDGGALADFRGKFAGHTFPADDNQAFLAAVRSASENIRGLRAEAVAKRARIGADYSWDAAAGAYADMILSLTGRRS, encoded by the coding sequence ATGAGCAGGGCCGTCACTGTCTTTGTGGATTGTCATACGTTCGATGCCGGATGGCAGGGGACGACAACCTATCTCGCCGGCATCCTGAATGCGTTGCCGGGCGCAATGGCCGCAAAGGTGCCGGATATAAAGCTGCGGCTCGTTTGTGCCGCTGAAAGTGCAGACAATATCTGCCGGTTCCTGACGGTGCCATTTGAATATGTTCCGATCCGCACCGGGTTTTTATGGCGAAATTTGGTTGATATCCCGCGGGCGCTTCGCCGGACCGGGGCTGATGTTGTTCTCAGCCAGTATGTAAGGCCGTTCGCAGCGCCTTGCCCGACCATCAGTGTCATCCATGATGTTCTGTTCCTTGATTTCCCGAACAGCTTTTCATGGGGTTACCGCACGCTGCGCCGCTTGCTTTTTGGCTGGTCGGCACGGCATTCAACGCGTGTCGCCACTGTGTCGCGTTATTCAGCCGGGCGCATCGAACACCATTTCGGGGTTCCGGCGGATAGCATCGCCATTATCGCGAATGCCGTTGACCCGGTGTTCCTGCAAATCCCGAGGCAGGAAAGGGCCAGCGCAGGGCCCTTAAGGCTTCTGTCTGTGTCACGGCTGGAGCAGCGCAAGCGTCACGAATGGGGGATACAGGCGCAGCAGATGCTCGCGGGTGCCGGGATCGATAGCGAATACACGATCATTGGCAGTGGCGTCGGGGAGTATGCCGCGCAGTTGCACACAGAGGTCGCCCGCGCTCGCTCCGTAGGGCTGAAGGTTGATATTCGCGCCGGCCTGTCGTCAGCTGATCTCGCTGCCGTTTATGCCAGCAGCGATCTCCTCCTGTTCCCGTCGGAAGCTGAAGGGTTTGGCATTCCGGTCATCGAGGCTGTGGCCGCGGGGCTTCCGGCGGTTGTCTCCGATGGCGGTGCCCTTGCCGATTTCAGGGGCAAGTTCGCGGGGCACACATTCCCCGCAGACGACAATCAGGCTTTTCTCGCGGCAGTTCGTTCCGCTTCCGAAAATATTAGAGGGTTGCGTGCTGAAGCGGTAGCAAAGCGAGCCCGGATAGGGGCCGACTATTCGTGGGATGCCGCGGCCGGGGCCTATGCAGACATGATCCTTTCGCTGACGGGACGGCGATCATGA
- a CDS encoding oligosaccharide flippase family protein: MMKSLASVSAVYVIGVPLALIVNIVLARWLPVEEFGQYSFAIAAATFLAVPVSGGLPLLLTREVSTSLLAEDTPAFQRVLTTSLAWVGVASLVVILGVLAFGAYVMPGRSALLTMAALMVPALSLMAVGEGVLKGAGRPALAEAIRQLAVPPILIVAALWLLQGAVAEAGIMLRFNLLAYLFVGLAGLWLVIQVSKFPVRPLLPGGAHLQAWGPALLSFALISGMTTLSTQFATLLLGFLGNDEHVAYLRVAERGALLVAFPLMIMNAIIGPRIVEANRAGRPALQALSRQSARLTLALALPVALILISLGKPLIGLTFGDNYVEGGYLPLVFLSVGQLLGVAFGSPALILMMTGHERRGVTAQATGLSIMMVSVTVLAVLFGADGAAVGIAIGLVMTKLLVVLAVRRNLGFLPGVI, encoded by the coding sequence ATGATGAAATCGCTGGCATCCGTTTCGGCTGTGTATGTGATTGGCGTGCCGCTTGCGCTCATCGTCAATATCGTGCTGGCCCGGTGGTTGCCCGTGGAAGAATTCGGGCAATATAGCTTTGCGATCGCAGCGGCGACCTTTCTGGCCGTGCCGGTTTCAGGCGGTCTGCCCCTTCTTCTGACACGGGAAGTCTCGACAAGCCTGCTGGCCGAAGACACGCCGGCCTTTCAACGGGTCCTGACCACGTCGCTAGCGTGGGTGGGGGTGGCGTCGCTGGTGGTGATCCTCGGGGTGCTCGCCTTCGGGGCATATGTTATGCCGGGGCGCTCGGCATTGCTGACGATGGCTGCACTGATGGTTCCGGCCCTGAGCCTGATGGCTGTGGGGGAAGGGGTCCTGAAAGGGGCTGGGCGCCCGGCCCTGGCAGAGGCCATCCGGCAACTTGCCGTGCCGCCGATCCTGATCGTTGCGGCACTTTGGCTGTTGCAAGGGGCAGTTGCCGAAGCAGGCATCATGCTGCGGTTCAATCTGCTGGCCTATCTGTTTGTCGGCCTTGCCGGATTGTGGCTCGTCATACAGGTCTCGAAATTCCCTGTGCGACCCTTATTGCCGGGCGGGGCGCACCTGCAAGCCTGGGGGCCGGCCCTGCTGTCATTCGCGCTGATCAGCGGCATGACCACCCTCAGCACCCAGTTCGCCACGCTGCTTCTTGGCTTCCTTGGCAATGATGAACACGTTGCCTATTTGCGGGTGGCCGAGCGGGGCGCGCTGCTGGTAGCCTTTCCCCTGATGATCATGAATGCCATCATCGGTCCGCGGATCGTTGAAGCCAACCGGGCAGGGCGCCCGGCGCTTCAGGCGCTGTCGCGGCAGTCGGCACGGCTGACACTTGCACTGGCGCTGCCCGTTGCCCTTATACTCATTTCCCTTGGCAAGCCCCTGATCGGGCTGACCTTCGGGGACAATTATGTTGAAGGTGGCTATTTGCCGCTGGTGTTCCTGAGCGTGGGGCAGCTGCTTGGTGTCGCCTTCGGCTCGCCGGCGCTTATCCTGATGATGACGGGGCATGAGCGGCGCGGTGTCACGGCACAGGCGACCGGCTTATCCATAATGATGGTGTCGGTTACCGTACTTGCGGTACTTTTCGGCGCAGACGGCGCCGCCGTCGGTATCGCGATCGGGCTGGTCATGACAAAGCTTCTTGTTGTTTTGGCCGTGCGGCGGAATCTTGGTTTTCTGCCGGGGGTGATCTGA
- a CDS encoding NADH:ubiquinone reductase (Na(+)-transporting) subunit F, with protein MTLMRALHKWIGLLLGLQLFLWMLSGFMMGWFDHETVSGHALSRHEGHMDHAVMRESNPVDPMAFLTQDEKAGALKDISLRTFLHKSVFAIRAENGTRMIDASTGQDVVVDADAAKTIAISDYAGEGTVSSVTAIEAPTMETRKRKGPAWRVDFDDEGASSFYVSAETGDIWERRNDTWRVFDIFWMLHIMDYENRESFNNILVIGSSWIVFWLVLSGLVMIGEGFKRGDFNLVSAASQRKRTRNLTLWDKSGGERIVTARGRITVFDALATSDLHLPSSCGGGGSCGLCRIQMDDAPVATPADFRQIPASELQAGYRLACQHFVSRDARLKLPDHLLEARDFEAEVVSATFLTPTIREIRLRPIAGGALDFRAGSYMQVTIPSYSLNRDDAGVPAELRTAWGYSEASNDIRLKAPLHRTYSLANAPGETEGDFLLNVRLATPKAGGEVAPLGAGSAYMCQLAPGDRLALRGPFGDFGLKEGGREKVFIGGGAGIAPLRSMIIDALVNRGDTAPLSLWYGARTETDIPYQAQFDAFAKAHANFRWTVALSESVGPSWSGARGLIHEVALRDHLATHPDIASCDFYLCGPPLMLEACIAMLAQLGVREDRIAFDDFGS; from the coding sequence ATGACCCTCATGCGCGCCCTTCACAAATGGATCGGCCTGTTGCTTGGCTTGCAACTTTTCCTCTGGATGCTCTCTGGCTTCATGATGGGATGGTTCGACCACGAGACGGTGAGCGGTCACGCTCTCAGCCGTCACGAAGGCCATATGGATCATGCTGTGATGCGTGAAAGCAATCCCGTCGATCCGATGGCATTCCTGACACAAGATGAAAAAGCAGGGGCCTTAAAGGACATCAGCCTCAGGACTTTCCTTCATAAGTCTGTTTTCGCAATCAGGGCCGAAAACGGCACACGGATGATTGATGCCTCGACCGGGCAGGATGTGGTTGTGGATGCAGATGCTGCAAAGACGATCGCTATCAGCGATTATGCGGGGGAGGGTACAGTGTCCTCTGTCACGGCGATAGAAGCGCCAACCATGGAGACGCGCAAGCGCAAGGGTCCTGCGTGGCGCGTTGATTTCGATGACGAAGGGGCAAGCAGCTTCTATGTCTCGGCCGAAACCGGCGATATCTGGGAACGGCGGAACGATACCTGGCGGGTGTTCGATATCTTCTGGATGCTCCATATCATGGATTACGAAAACCGGGAGAGTTTCAACAATATCCTGGTGATCGGCAGCAGCTGGATTGTCTTCTGGCTGGTGCTTTCTGGGCTTGTAATGATTGGGGAGGGTTTTAAACGGGGTGACTTCAACCTTGTCTCGGCAGCGAGTCAACGTAAGCGCACCCGTAACCTGACCTTGTGGGACAAGAGCGGCGGGGAAAGGATCGTCACTGCGCGTGGTCGGATTACCGTCTTTGATGCTCTTGCCACGTCGGATCTGCACTTGCCCTCCTCCTGTGGGGGGGGTGGCAGTTGTGGTCTGTGTCGTATCCAGATGGACGATGCCCCCGTGGCCACGCCTGCCGATTTCCGGCAGATACCGGCAAGCGAACTGCAGGCCGGCTACCGGCTCGCGTGCCAACATTTTGTCAGCCGTGATGCACGACTGAAGTTGCCCGATCATTTGCTCGAGGCCCGTGATTTTGAAGCGGAGGTTGTTTCCGCGACATTTCTGACCCCGACGATCCGCGAAATTCGCCTGCGCCCGATCGCAGGTGGCGCCCTCGATTTCAGGGCGGGGTCCTATATGCAGGTTACGATTCCTTCCTATAGCCTGAACAGGGATGACGCCGGTGTGCCGGCGGAACTCAGGACAGCTTGGGGCTATAGCGAGGCAAGCAACGATATTCGGTTGAAAGCACCGTTGCACCGGACCTATTCACTCGCCAATGCGCCGGGTGAGACAGAGGGAGATTTCCTCCTGAATGTTCGTCTCGCTACGCCCAAAGCGGGGGGCGAGGTGGCTCCCCTCGGCGCCGGGTCTGCCTACATGTGCCAGCTTGCTCCCGGCGACCGGCTCGCCTTGCGCGGTCCGTTTGGTGACTTCGGCCTCAAGGAAGGCGGCCGGGAGAAGGTCTTTATCGGCGGCGGCGCTGGTATCGCTCCCTTGCGCTCGATGATCATCGATGCGCTCGTCAATCGGGGTGACACTGCACCACTCTCTCTTTGGTACGGGGCACGTACCGAGACCGATATTCCCTACCAGGCCCAGTTCGACGCGTTTGCCAAGGCACATGCCAATTTCCGCTGGACAGTTGCCCTTTCCGAATCCGTAGGGCCAAGCTGGAGCGGTGCAAGGGGCCTGATCCATGAGGTCGCCCTCAGGGACCATCTAGCGACACATCCAGATATTGCGTCGTGCGACTTCTATCTGTGTGGTCCGCCGCTCATGCTAGAAGCTTGCATTGCGATGCTGGCCCAGCTTGGGGTTCGCGAGGATCGGATCGCCTTCGACGACTTCGGCAGTTAA
- a CDS encoding copper resistance protein B produces the protein MSLKHLLVVGLGALSASAAAQDHSNHGTHTPATADTPYQMQGSGAGHHDPMFLFLQADRLETQFHDGEETLVWDTNAWYGGDLNKLWIKSEGELSLSGGEFEEAEVQALWSHAISTYFDLQTGLRYDIAGKDRVHAAFGVMGLAPYWFEVDAMAYVSDKGDITATVELEYELLLTQRLILQPRAELAFSAQHVPDAGLGKGLTGLDTGIRLRYEIIREFAPYVGIEWQKRFGATADMMRRDGEDPNRMVLVAGIRAWF, from the coding sequence ATGAGCCTGAAACATCTTCTGGTCGTCGGGCTCGGCGCCCTCTCCGCCTCGGCAGCGGCACAAGACCATAGCAACCACGGCACGCATACTCCGGCCACGGCTGATACGCCTTACCAGATGCAGGGCAGCGGCGCCGGGCATCATGATCCCATGTTCCTGTTCCTGCAGGCCGACCGGCTGGAAACGCAGTTCCATGACGGCGAAGAAACACTCGTCTGGGATACGAACGCCTGGTACGGCGGCGACCTCAACAAACTGTGGATCAAATCTGAAGGGGAACTCAGCCTTTCAGGCGGCGAGTTTGAAGAAGCCGAGGTGCAGGCCCTGTGGTCCCATGCGATCTCGACCTATTTCGACCTCCAAACGGGGCTCCGCTATGACATCGCAGGCAAGGACCGCGTGCACGCGGCCTTCGGTGTCATGGGGCTGGCCCCCTACTGGTTCGAGGTCGATGCCATGGCGTATGTCAGCGACAAGGGCGACATCACGGCAACGGTGGAGCTTGAATACGAACTGCTTCTGACCCAGCGCCTGATCCTACAGCCGCGGGCCGAGCTCGCCTTTTCGGCGCAGCATGTGCCCGATGCTGGCCTTGGCAAAGGACTGACAGGGCTCGATACCGGCATCCGGCTTCGCTATGAAATCATCCGCGAGTTTGCCCCCTATGTCGGCATCGAGTGGCAGAAGCGCTTCGGAGCAACCGCCGACATGATGCGGCGGGACGGGGAAGACCCGAACCGGATGGTCCTTGTGGCAGGCATCCGCGCCTGGTTCTAA
- a CDS encoding acyltransferase produces MKRRVRPEHIAMLVRGLIWQILHLRFDAIILKGRGARIWIDRKVKLQGIVKVGDFAKLDLRYTAKGTIRSGFSLGDFSIFRASGSSTFTCPNVEIGENVTFGPYCNIGGGFGLVIGANVIAGPYVSVHPEEHGLATDRPVRAQAIRGRGIRIGNDCWLGAKSTLLDGSDLGDGTVLGANTVLAGAQTDANCIYVGIPARFLRQRDASDEGAPV; encoded by the coding sequence ATGAAACGCCGGGTCAGGCCAGAACATATCGCCATGCTTGTCCGGGGGCTGATCTGGCAGATACTGCATCTGCGGTTCGATGCCATCATCCTGAAGGGCCGGGGCGCGCGCATCTGGATTGACCGGAAAGTGAAGCTGCAGGGCATTGTGAAGGTCGGCGACTTCGCAAAGCTTGACCTGCGCTATACGGCAAAGGGGACGATCCGGTCCGGGTTTTCGCTTGGGGATTTCAGCATCTTCCGCGCATCCGGAAGCTCCACGTTCACCTGCCCGAACGTGGAGATTGGCGAGAATGTCACCTTTGGGCCCTATTGCAATATCGGTGGCGGCTTTGGCCTTGTGATAGGGGCAAATGTGATTGCCGGCCCTTATGTGTCGGTCCACCCTGAAGAACACGGCCTTGCGACCGACCGACCTGTGCGAGCACAGGCGATCCGGGGACGCGGGATCCGTATCGGCAACGATTGCTGGCTTGGGGCCAAATCGACCCTCTTGGACGGCTCCGACCTTGGCGACGGTACTGTCCTTGGCGCCAACACGGTTCTTGCCGGTGCCCAGACAGACGCGAACTGTATTTACGTGGGCATCCCTGCGCGCTTCTTGCGGCAGAGGGATGCGTCCGACGAAGGGGCCCCCGTATGA
- a CDS encoding PepSY domain-containing protein: protein MRFSFLVRRWHKWLSLIIGVQALLWLISGIYMVTVNLDFIHGDHLVTRLDEPVAQDAVKVFMPEISARYPEARSIHLRSWLGKPVYRVDLAEGAILLDAGTGTILSPISEAGARAVASYHYALDGEISSVALIDSNSDRSTEIQANRLPMWQVSFDDAGETRFYISPSDGRLVVKRHRYWRWFDFVWMFHIMDYETRDDINNNLLRLAALLGTLTSLAGLCLLFYSFNRKKSASVEGGAK, encoded by the coding sequence ATGCGTTTTTCGTTTCTAGTCCGCCGATGGCACAAGTGGCTGTCGCTGATTATCGGGGTCCAGGCACTCCTGTGGCTGATCAGCGGAATCTATATGGTCACCGTGAATCTGGATTTCATCCATGGTGATCATCTTGTCACACGGCTGGATGAACCCGTCGCACAGGACGCCGTGAAGGTCTTCATGCCGGAAATTTCTGCGCGTTACCCGGAAGCCCGCTCGATTCACCTAAGGTCGTGGCTTGGCAAACCAGTTTATCGTGTTGATCTCGCTGAAGGCGCCATTCTCCTTGATGCAGGTACGGGTACCATCCTGTCACCGATCTCGGAAGCCGGGGCGCGGGCTGTCGCTTCCTATCATTATGCTCTCGATGGCGAGATCAGTTCGGTGGCGCTAATCGACAGCAATAGTGACCGTTCGACGGAAATTCAGGCGAACCGCTTGCCCATGTGGCAGGTGAGCTTCGATGACGCAGGAGAAACCCGTTTCTATATTTCGCCATCAGATGGTCGACTTGTGGTCAAGCGGCACCGCTATTGGCGCTGGTTCGATTTTGTGTGGATGTTCCACATCATGGATTATGAAACGCGTGACGACATCAACAACAATCTGCTGCGCCTCGCGGCCCTTCTTGGGACATTGACCTCGTTGGCGGGCCTCTGCCTGCTGTTCTACAGCTTCAATCGCAAAAAATCGGCTTCTGTGGAAGGGGGTGCCAAATGA
- a CDS encoding sulfotransferase family protein, with protein sequence MRKGPIRLDFLVVGAQKAGTTALHEMLSAHPDIALPKIKETHFFSHAERATLGRDWYLGQFNQSAATHLVGEIDPEYMYWPEAASAIRAGSSVRKFVFILRHPVDRAYSHFLMSQRRGYETSDFHTALSEEAGRLAGDNALFAHDNWSYASRSLYHPQIQRFRDAFPDGEFLFLRSDTLSSSGYDRICSFIGTNPHRTSGQASLRANTASAPRSRVLRDVLYAPGGKSALRRAVMRLVPTRVKWWVFKKIDRLNERSIEGQPDAKAANIPVSVLGAMIDDLTLVQESTGLDLADWLADLRDRIDAA encoded by the coding sequence ATGAGGAAAGGTCCGATCAGGCTCGATTTCCTTGTGGTCGGTGCCCAGAAAGCCGGGACGACGGCGCTTCACGAAATGCTGAGCGCACACCCGGATATTGCATTGCCGAAGATCAAGGAAACGCATTTTTTCAGCCATGCAGAGCGGGCAACACTTGGACGCGATTGGTATCTCGGCCAGTTCAATCAGTCGGCAGCCACGCATTTGGTCGGTGAAATCGACCCCGAATATATGTATTGGCCCGAGGCCGCCAGTGCCATTCGGGCGGGCAGCAGTGTGCGAAAATTCGTTTTCATCCTGCGCCATCCGGTCGACAGGGCCTATTCTCATTTTCTTATGAGCCAACGCCGAGGGTATGAAACGTCGGATTTTCACACGGCCCTGAGCGAAGAGGCAGGCAGGTTGGCTGGCGATAACGCTTTGTTCGCGCATGACAACTGGAGCTATGCGTCACGCAGCCTCTACCACCCGCAGATACAGCGATTTCGGGATGCTTTTCCGGACGGGGAGTTTCTGTTCCTCCGGTCAGACACGCTCAGTTCGAGCGGATATGACCGGATATGTTCTTTCATCGGTACGAATCCACATCGGACGAGCGGGCAGGCGTCTCTGCGTGCCAACACAGCCAGCGCACCGCGCAGCAGGGTCTTGCGGGATGTTCTTTATGCGCCCGGGGGAAAATCGGCTTTGCGAAGAGCTGTGATGCGGCTTGTCCCGACGCGGGTGAAGTGGTGGGTTTTCAAGAAAATCGACAGGTTGAACGAGAGAAGCATTGAAGGCCAACCGGACGCGAAGGCTGCGAATATACCGGTTTCGGTGCTAGGTGCGATGATTGACGATCTGACGCTTGTGCAAGAAAGCACCGGGCTTGATCTCGCAGACTGGCTGGCCGATTTGCGAGATCGAATAGATGCAGCTTAG
- a CDS encoding glycosyltransferase family 2 protein, protein MISIVTVCHNSASRLGGYVASFLECHASLAGKGDFEFIFIENSGDISTQEHAATLRQAGFAVTVKMTENHGFGAGCNEGVALANGETIAFINPDVLFQTSLVPLVQSFAGNRWGTALQISRERGVNTFDLRPEYRTLLTDLARPHRWMHRCAPLLRFAYPVGSLLVVCRSAFEAVGGFDERFFLYYEEVELSRRLNEKFGRPRFCRDVKILHEGGASNPSVDFMLREEARSLILYSEIIGKPDLPHRRLATMRVLARLRPSLAVRADYLAQALAERRGV, encoded by the coding sequence ATGATTTCCATCGTGACCGTTTGCCATAATTCAGCGTCCCGGCTTGGCGGGTATGTCGCCTCGTTCCTAGAGTGTCACGCCTCGCTGGCAGGCAAAGGCGACTTCGAGTTCATCTTCATTGAAAACTCGGGGGACATCAGCACCCAAGAGCATGCTGCGACGCTGCGGCAGGCCGGGTTCGCCGTGACCGTGAAAATGACGGAGAATCACGGATTCGGGGCCGGCTGTAACGAAGGCGTGGCACTGGCGAATGGCGAAACGATCGCCTTCATCAATCCTGACGTCCTCTTCCAGACCTCGCTTGTCCCCCTCGTGCAATCATTCGCCGGCAATCGCTGGGGAACCGCCTTGCAGATATCCCGCGAGCGCGGCGTGAACACGTTTGACCTGAGGCCTGAATACAGAACACTGCTGACCGATCTTGCGCGGCCGCACCGCTGGATGCACCGGTGCGCGCCGCTGCTGCGTTTTGCCTATCCGGTGGGTTCCCTGCTCGTGGTCTGCCGTTCAGCATTTGAGGCCGTCGGCGGCTTCGATGAACGGTTTTTCCTTTATTATGAAGAAGTCGAATTGAGCCGCCGCCTGAACGAAAAGTTCGGGCGACCGCGCTTCTGTCGGGATGTGAAAATCCTGCACGAAGGCGGCGCCAGCAATCCTTCGGTCGACTTCATGCTCAGGGAAGAAGCCCGCAGTCTCATCCTCTATAGCGAGATTATCGGAAAGCCCGACCTGCCACATCGTCGTCTTGCCACGATGCGGGTTCTGGCGCGCTTGCGGCCAAGCCTTGCGGTCCGGGCCGACTATCTGGCACAGGCCTTGGCTGAAAGGCGCGGTGTATGA
- a CDS encoding metallophosphoesterase, with the protein MKTFWGRLSRKKTVPPRDWALPDGVIAYAIGDIHGRLDLLLPLIAKIEADLDYAEGVKEAYLIPLGDYIDRGFQSREVIDFFAAYSHPKLKLVPLVGNHELMLFDFLRDPATGPRWFAVGGRAACQSYGVPVPVEVPDAVLADTAKALKAAIPKSHADFLLSLQLEFRLGDYYFVHAGLRPGVPLEDQKVSDKLMIRDAFTQGDHGFDLCVVHGHTGVNEVTMEAGRIAVDTGAFATGKLSAVGLMGTERWIIA; encoded by the coding sequence ATGAAAACCTTCTGGGGTCGTTTAAGCCGGAAGAAAACCGTACCGCCGCGTGACTGGGCCTTGCCTGATGGTGTGATTGCCTATGCAATCGGAGACATTCATGGGCGGCTGGATCTCCTGCTGCCGCTGATCGCCAAGATCGAAGCCGATCTCGACTATGCCGAGGGGGTGAAGGAAGCCTATCTTATCCCGCTTGGGGATTATATTGATCGCGGCTTCCAGTCCCGTGAAGTGATTGATTTTTTCGCGGCATACAGCCACCCGAAGCTGAAGCTTGTCCCTCTTGTTGGCAATCACGAACTGATGCTGTTTGATTTCCTGCGTGACCCCGCAACAGGCCCGCGCTGGTTTGCCGTGGGGGGCAGGGCAGCGTGCCAAAGCTATGGGGTGCCGGTGCCGGTTGAAGTGCCAGATGCAGTGCTGGCGGATACGGCAAAGGCACTGAAGGCCGCTATCCCCAAGTCACATGCCGACTTTCTTCTCAGCTTGCAGCTCGAATTCCGGTTGGGCGATTATTATTTCGTCCATGCGGGCCTGCGCCCCGGTGTGCCGCTTGAAGACCAGAAAGTCTCCGACAAGCTGATGATCCGCGACGCCTTCACGCAAGGCGATCACGGTTTTGACCTGTGCGTCGTGCATGGCCATACGGGCGTCAATGAAGTCACGATGGAAGCCGGACGGATTGCGGTCGATACGGGCGCCTTCGCCACGGGCAAGTTAAGCGCGGTTGGCCTGATGGGCACCGAACGCTGGATCATTGCATGA